TtgtaaaatttatattgGGATATTCAGttttttttggtttttcttcataattttttgaattaGTTTCATGTACATGTACATGTTCATTTTTACGTTCATGCTCACGTTCATGTTCATGTTTTCttataaatttttcttcatGAGTATTATCAAAttgattttttattttatctttattatataataaaccATTTGAGGTAACATCCTCtgtatatttgttattaatatttttattaggctcataataatttcctttttgttcatttattttatttatagcattattcatatattttttttcttggTCTTTTTCCtctctttcttttttttcaaaacCTTGTGGGTTATTCCCCACAggataaatattattaccattTTTTATAGCTTGTTGAAATTTTTTGAGTTTATTTTCTTCCTTTTGCTTTTTTCTTATTGTTTTGTCTATCTTTTTTTGAAATGATAATAAACTTTTCAACTTATCTAAGTTTGAGAAATCATCACTACCTTCTAACAAAATACGATTATTCAACTTTTCATAAAGGGACACCtcattttctatttttttttcttgagaccttaaaattttgatgaaaaaattattctCATTTGTAACAAGTACAGGATTATTTAAGAAAAtctaaaaaaataaagcatataaataaatagatagatagataaataaataaatatatatatatatatatatatatatatatattgtttcatttttattatttctatcTAACACATAACAAAATATGAAGATACAACATCAGCATATTCTAGATCCtgttaaataaaaaaaaaaaaaaaaaaattatatatatatatatatatatatattatataatgtgtATTTTCGTTCTTAGTTTGGgattatatacaaatattatactaaccttataaatatgattgTTGTGTTTTCTTTAAATAGTAAATTAccatttattttctataataatatcaatattgtaaaatttgacatgtttttttttttttttttttttttttttttctataaaaaaaggaattatatattagatTTAAAAGGacatataaattttgaTTTCCCCTTTAGTATTTCACttccatatatattatagactttttattttgatatattctgaatatgtattaaatgtgcaactttataaaaattttaaacaaatatatatatatatatatatatatatatatatatatatatatgtatatatatttatgatacctttttatttatgctaatatataattcaaagaaaaaaacaaaataagataataaattaataataataataaaataaaataaaaataaattaagtATTTAAAGTCTAATAAAccatatgaatattatctaccataaatattatcacataaaataactttgtatcattttttataatatctgTCTGTTTTGGTTTTTCtatttgtttctttttttgtttctatttttgtttctttttttgtttctttctttttgttttttaattctttatatatatttaaatgaataaagctttaattattaattattgTAATACTTTTCATGTCATGTATAaagtattaaaaaaattataattttttcgCTTTTATTCttgatataaaaataaaataaaattatagTAACGGGAAAAATgagaaaataataatttaatacTTTAATGTTATACGTACTCTTAATGAgtttaataatatgtggttatattttatatataaatataaaaaggtaattataaaatttttttgtacCGTTACAaattgtaatataaatattgaaCCATTATTATATCGTATTAActaggaaaaaaaaaaaaaaaaaaaaaaaaaaaacaaagacaataatataataaaattaaaatgatattaaaaaaaaaaataataataatacaatatGTCTTTCTGATTTAAatgaattttattttattttatggtatcatattttctttgtttttgtttgttttttttacaCACCCAAATCACATACATATAGAAGGCAACTTGGTgcacaaaaaaaaaaaataaataaataaaaaataaataaataaataaaaaaaaaaaataaataaaaaaaaaaaaataaaataaaaaaaaataataaaaaataaaataaccatatgattataaaaaattataatagtatattatagatatgacaatttaaagaattaatacatgatttatgaaaaagcttataaatttaattttttgcattttttttttatttggtgttatttataattctttCCTTTTGAGGTATATGTTCTTTTCTATAATTTAGACAAATTAGtaagaataaaaagaaaaataatacagTATATAAAGCAAGTTAATTGTGTATTCTAATATTCAAaacttttaataaaatatttatttattttattttgtgtatttgattttataattctttggtttatttataatacaaTTTAAAGGGAAATgtttatacaaaaaaaaggaaaaagaaaaagaaaaattaattaaaatataaaaataatttaataaataataataaaataaataccttcaaaatattattaaaaagtataatcggaatacatatatatatatatatatatatataaatgttaaaaataaaacaagGAATACAAGAAAAGTAGAAAACATTActattttttgtataagttatagaaataaatataattaaatacttattaatatataaaaaacaaatatgtaaaattaaGCCAGAAACAAATACAAGATCGCCAAATTTTGTAcgattatatatatatatatgtatgtatacacacatatgtatgttatctatgtatgtattttttttttttaaaacaattatatttaaagaatttaaaattttaaacaatattaaaattaaaaacaatatgagattttaaaaacttaaatttttttttttttttttttttttttttttttttttttttgagtCTTTTAATGTttcacattattattacaagGCATATCATTACAActattatgattattattattatttacgTATTGTTCTATTTCGGCTAATTTGTTTTTGAAATGTTTGACTGTTAGacatatatctttatttaaattattgtATGATAtttgatgataatataaacgtaattttttaaatgcCTCTGCATTATTGTAATATTGTTGTGTTAAGGGGTCAAAATATTTACCTTCTAAATTGGTTATGGCAcaaattttttgtttttcttgtttttgattttttaattcttttatgtTATCTTTTTGATCATTAAAATTACTATAAATATTTAGCTCATTTTCATTGGTgagaatataatattgtttttcttcataattTGGAATAGCtaaaattttgtttttgttaatatcttgatttaatacatttgacttatttttattatcatcatacatattttcattattagaatttaatatattattattattacctttacttttatttaaattatcaaaatttatatcatcTATTTGACTTAgatattgtatatttaaatcTTCACATTGGTCTAAATTCTCCAAATTCATTGGATTTAAGATAAGtccatttttttcttcatcttttgtattatcatttaaattttgATTTGACAAAATTGTGTTCTTATCATTATTAGTTTGATTCTCTTTATTATCTGAAATTATTGGGGGGGGAATATTAATTGACATAGAAGAACTTTTCTTTTGactatttatattttcttcataattattatgtaattCTTGTTCAACTTTTACTATTTGTTTGTTATCaattatattaacatttatttctttttttacttgattcattatatcattatttattgccctattttcattatataggtaataatcatataaattttgaggatatgttaatttttcattagTTGGAAATATGTTATCTTTGGAATATTTAAAActaataaatacattttgtggtttataatgtattacttttttattttctatatatttttttttttcttcttccCATGCTTGTAATTGTAATAAGGattgaatattatattgttcTGTGATTTTGGCTTCTTCTAATCTTTCTTCTCTTGTCATTTCTCTTTGcatactttttttttctcttctTCTTGCACccaattttttaaaacgattctctttttttatttttctcatttCAAAAACTTTTTCCATATATTCCGTTTTTCTTCTTGTTGTATCTCTAGTAGATctatttaaatataaataagcCTGTTctagttttttttttttctttaatcttctttcttcttttaattgttcttttgttttaattACTTCTTCTTTTTGTTCTTCTTCAACATCATCTTCtgatttttttaatttattagaaatcaattgtttatttttttttagttcattttgtttttgtttcATTAAATTgtatttcattattttgttttgtttttctttttttaatttttctaaatatgcaaaattttttttattattatttttcctttcttCATATTCGATACTATGTCTACGAGCACCACGTTTGTTCTGTTCGTCATCTTCAACTTCTTCCTCTTCGTCTTCTTCattatcttcatcatcatcaaAATCAGAGTCTGtaatatcaatatattCGTCTTCTCCTTCTGAATTCACATATTCTTCATctatttcttcttcttccCATATGCTATCATTCCAAAATTGTTCATCTTTTTCTAAATCCTCGCCGATAAGtttcttcatatttttacCTCGATTTTTTCGTTGAGGTAACTCGAGGGCTATTCCATAATTTTTTAGTTCATAATCCTCATCTTCTTCTGAGTCCTCTTCCTCGGAATCATTCTCGCCTGTTTGATTATCACCCGATTCGTTCTCTTCAGATACATTTTCAAGATACTCATTCTCACTTGACTCGTCTACATTCATTTCAGATTCTTCTTCAGTTTCATCTTGTTCttcattaattttatcaaacataatattattcgATTCATTTTCTAGAACAAAACTTATGCTCTTAACTCCATTtcctcttttttttgtcattttattttttattttttccttttttttcctacttaataaatatatattcgAATTGCCACCAACACTCAcaaggaaaaaaaaaaaaaaaaaaaaaatatatatatatatatatatatataaataaataatatggagaaaaggaaaaattGTTACTTTggtgatatatataatataaatttataaatatgtatatatataatacatatatatattttgtgataagattatttctttttctttctattttataatattcaaaaacagttatattaaatcatttctccttaaatattattaaaaataaaaaaaaagttatacatatatattatatatattatatatatatatatatatatatatatatatatatatttattccCCACCCCCCCAGTTTTGTTACATCTTCTATATAATCTTTGAAAacatcaaaaaaaaaaaaaaaaaaaaaaaaaaaaaaaaaattatataaataaaaatatttttttatattttttattttattatttttttttttttaaaattttttttttttttttttttttcttttttttttNNNNNNNNNNNNNNNNNNNNNNNNNNNNNNNNNNNNNNNNNNNNNNNNNNNNNNNNNNNNNNNNNNNNNNNNNNNNNNNNNNNNNNNNNNNNNNNNNNNNNNNNNNNNNNNNNNNNNNNNNNNNNNNNNNNNNNNNNNNNNNNNNNNNNNNNNNNNNNNNNNNNNNNNNNNNNNNNNNNNNNNNNNNNNNNNNNNNNNNNNNNNNNNNNNNNNNNNNNNNNNNNNNNNNNNNNNNNNNNNNNNNNNNNNNNNNNNNNNNNNNNNNNNNNNNNNNNNNNNNNNNNNNNNNNNNNNNNNNNNNNNNNNNNNNNNNNNNNNNNNNNNNNNNNNNNNNNNNNNNNNNNNNNNNNNNNNNNNNNNNNNNNNNNNNNNNNNNNNNNNNNNNNNNNNNNNNNNNNNNaaaaaaaaaaaaaaaaaaaaaagttatataaatcaaaatatttattagattttatacatttattataataattttataaaaatatattattatatatatttaaacattatcatttttatatatattaaaattatttctGTCATTTTATATCCCCTTTATTTTTTAGGTTGAACTAGTTTTTTAATCtttaaaaacatattaatatatttttttctttttttattattttattttattttatttttttgtgttatatatttattattaatatttatttattatattttatttaattatatttatttttttttttttctattattattattattttataatttttaaattctactatttttactataaattcttcttataataatatgggGGTAAGGTTTCTTATAcctaattttttttttttttttttttttctatttgCATTTATTTACAATTTTTAAGTCTGATCTATTTCTcagtatatatataaagtacaatttatatttagtatataaattttttattgcccttaaagaatatacatattatatatatataataatatatatattacatatatatataatatattcatatatatatatatatatatattatatatatataacaatatattatggtatactatacatatataaatattcataatatatagtGTTTAAGTTGTATTctaaatatgttatatattatatgtttaatattGCATATGGGATGTGTTAATCATTaaaattcattatttatgatgaagatttatattaaaaa
This is a stretch of genomic DNA from Plasmodium reichenowi strain SY57 chromosome 14, whole genome shotgun sequence. It encodes these proteins:
- a CDS encoding YL1 nuclear protein, putative; its protein translation is MTKKRGNGVKSISFVLENESNNIMFDKINEEQDETEEESEMNVDESSENEYLENVSEENESGDNQTGENDSEEEDSEEDEDYELKNYGIALELPQRKNRGKNMKKLIGEDLEKDEQFWNDSIWEEEEIDEEYVNSEGEDEYIDITDSDFDDDEDNEEDEEEEVEDDEQNKRGARRHSIEYEERKNNNKKNFAYLEKLKKEKQNKIMKYNLMKQKQNELKKNKQLISNKLKKSEDDVEEEQKEEVIKTKEQLKEERRLKKKKKLEQAYLYLNRSTRDTTRRKTEYMEKVFEMRKIKKENRFKKLGARRREKKSMQREMTREERLEEAKITEQYNIQSLLQLQAWEEEKKKYIENKKVIHYKPQNVFISFKYSKDNIFPTNEKLTYPQNLYDYYLYNENRAINNDIMNQVKKEINVNIIDNKQIVKVEQELHNNYEENINSQKKSSSMSINIPPPIISDNKENQTNNDKNTILSNQNLNDNTKDEEKNGLILNPMNLENLDQCEDLNIQYLSQIDDINFDNLNKSKGNNNNILNSNNENMYDDNKNKSNVLNQDINKNKILAIPNYEEKQYYILTNENELNIYSNFNDQKDNIKELKNQKQEKQKICAITNLEGKYFDPLTQQYYNNAEAFKKLRLYYHQISYNNLNKDICLTVKHFKNKLAEIEQYVNNNNNHNSCNDMPCNNNVKH